The nucleotide sequence GGAGTTAGCAAAGAAAGGAGAAAAGCTTATAGATTTACCATATACAGTTAAAGGAATGGATATTGCCTTTTCTGGATTGCTAACAGCGGCTATGAGGGCTTATGACGCTGGAGAGAAATTGGAAGATATATGCTATTCCCTACAAGAGTATGCATTCTCAATGCTTACCGAGATTACAGAGAGAGCTTTAGCTCACACAAATAAAGGAGAAGTTATGCTTGTTGGGGGAGTAGCTGCAAACAATAGATTGAGAGAGATGTTAAAAGCAATGTGTGAAGGGCAAAATGTAGATTTCTATGTGCCACCAAAAGAGTTTTGTGGTGATAATGGAGCTATGATTGCATGGCTTGGTTTGTTAATGCATAAAAATGGAAAATGGATGAGTTTAGATGAAACAAAGGTAATTCCAAACTATAGAACAGACATGGTTGAAGTTAATTGGATAAAAGAAATTAAAGGTAAAGAAAGGAAGATTCCAGAACATTTAATTGGCAAAGGGGCAGAAGCAGATATTAAAAAAGATAAGTATTTGGATTTTGATGTAATTATCAAGGAGAGGGTTAAAAAAAGCTATAGGGATGAGAGATTAGATGAAAAGATAAGAAAGAGTAGAACAGCAAGAGAAGCGAGATATTTAGCAATGGTTAAAGATTTTGGCATCCCAGCTCCATACATTTTTGATGTTGATTTGGATAGGAAGAGAATTATGATGAGCTACATTAATGGCAAATTAGCTAAAGATGTTATAGAGGATAATTTAGATATTGCCTATAAAATTGGGGAGATTGTTGGGAAATTGCATAAAAATGATGTCATACATAACGATTTAACCACATCTAACTTTTTATATGATGGAAATCTCTATATTATTGACTTTGGTTTAGGAAAAATTTCAAATCTTGATGAGGATAAAGCAGTAGATTTAATAGTCTTTAAAAAAGCTGTTCTATCTACCCATCATGAAAAGTTTCAGGAAATTTGGGATAAATTCTTAGAAGGTTATAAAAGTGTCTATGATAGATGGGAGGTTATTCTAAAATTAATGAAAGATGTTGAAAGAAGAGCGAGATACGTTGAATAAAATATTTATAAGATTATCCATAGATAGTGAAATAAAAACTTTAAACTAAAGAGGTGTAAATGTGGTAACCAAAGAAGATGTTTTAAAAGCTCTAAAAACAGTTGCAGACCCCCACATGGGAATAAGCATTGTAGATATGGGTTTAGTTAGAGATGTAGAAGTTGATGAAGAAGGAAATGTTAAATTCAAAATAATTCCAACAAACCCCGCATGTATGAGTGTTTTAGGTATGGCATTCCAGGCAAAAGATGCTGTTAAGTCATTAGAAGGCGTTAAAAGTGTTGAAGTTGTTGTTGAAGGACACATGATGGAAAAAGAGATTAATGAAATGTTAAAAGAGAAAGATAAAGAGTAAACAAACTCAAAATTCTAACTCAACATTATAAATCTTTTCTATATTCTCTTTATGGATTTTATAAACCATCTCTTCACTTAAAATCTCTTTTTCAATTAATTTTCTTGTAACCCTTGGGACTGTTTTAATCCCCAAAACAACTCCAGGTCTCTTTAAGTCATCTATATAGTCAGTTTCCATAACAAATCTTAAAGATTTTTTAATAATATTTTCATTTACTCTTGAAGCTAAAATTGATGGAAATATGCCATATTTCTCTCCTTCCAAAACCATATCTCCGCAGTGATGCTTTATAACTTTTTCAGGACTTAACCCTATTTCCTTAGCCATCTCAGAAAATTCTTTAAATTGCTCTTCAGTTGAACTCTCAGCATGTATCTGTATTGCACATCCAATATCTTTAGCTAAGCTCATACAGTATTTTAAAATCTCATTTGATGCATTCCAAACATCTTCATCAACTTTATAATGAGGTCTTCCAACCTCACCAATGCCAACTATAAAATCGTGTTCTTCAACAAGCTTTTTTGCATAATTTAGAGCATTGATAATTTTTTCTTTTGCTTCTTCCAAACTCATAAATTTCATTAAATAGGTTAGCTCAGCAGGATGAACGCCAACTAAACCAAAAGCTTTAACTGGTGTGTTTTTATTTATTTTTTCTATATCTTTAACCAATATATCCATTGATTTTGTTAAATCCCCATCAAATGTTGGCTTATTTAAAATAATCATTACTTTTCCTCCAGCATTGTAAAATATTTTTGCAACTTTTTCAGCTCCATATCCATTTTTATCATCAACATGAATATGATTGTCCGTAACTGGCAGATTTTTTAAAACATCCATTATTTCACCAATTTAATTCATTAAATGGAAAGTCATGCGATGATTTTATGCAATTTTAAAATTCTATTAACATCCTTCTCTTTAGCTCTAAATGTTATTATATGCTTGTCTTCATCTAAAATGTCTTCAATAATCTCAGTATTTTCATATAAATAGGATATCAGTTTTGGATTATTTGTCTCTATTGTTCCTATTGATAGATTTAGATTATCTATGATTTTCTCAATTAATAAATCAATATTTATATTATATTTTGCAGAGACAAATATTGGATTTACAATGTATCTATCTAACTCCTCCAAAATTCTTTTCTTCTTTTCCTCTGTAATTTTATCAACTTTGTTGAATACAGTTATTATTGGTGATTTGCAATTAATTTTACTTAAAATTTCATGATTTACCTTTAATTTTCTTTTAATTTCCTCAATATCATCAGATGCATCTACAACAATTAAGATTAAATCGCTATCTGCACTCTCTTCAATTGTTGATAAAAATGCCTCAATCATGAATGGCGGTAAATCATCAATAAATCCAACTGTATCAGTAACCAATATCTTTCTTTTAATACCTTTTATAGCCCTTGTTGTTGTAGTTAATGTTGTAAAAACTTGATTTTTCGATTCTTTGCTCTCTCCAGTTAGAGCATTTAACAAACTTGTTTTTCCTGCATTTGTATAACCAATCAAACCAACTGAATCAAATTTTTCCCTACTTTTTCTTGCTATCCTTCTATGTTCTCTAACTTTCTCTAATTTTCTTTTTATTGTTGCTATTTCTCTCTTTACTTTTTGGTAGTATTTTTCAACTTCATAATCCCCATATCCCCCAAATCCTGGTTGTTCTCCCATCTTTGCCAATCTAACCTTTTCCCTTGCTCTTGGCAATTCATACTGTAACTCTGCCAATCTAACTTGTAATTGAGCTTCTTTAGTTCTTGCGTGCTTATAGAATATCCTCAAAACAAGTTCAATCTTATCAATAACTTCAACCTTAAATTTCTTAGCCAAGTTGTATTTTTGAGATGGGGTTAAGATATTTCCAACTATAACAATCTCAATATCTTCCTCTTTAATTTTTTCAGCTAATTTTTCAACTAAACCACTACCAATTTGATATTTTGGGTCTGGTTTTCTTATTTGAACCACTGTTTTTATTGGGTTATAAAGAACTTCAGCCAATTCTTTTAGTTCTTCTATACTTTTATTATCAAACTTGTTATCTTTTCTTAAAATTAACAATGCTCTTCTCTTAATTCTATCTCCCCCCATTTTAATTTTTTAAATTTTAAATTGTTAAAATAGATTATGAAAATTCAATATATAAATCTTGCCCTTATTAAAAAAGAAAATAAAATCTAATCAATTTTATAGAAACTCAAGACTGTTAAATTATCGATAACCCCCAATTGTAGAATACTATGACTTTTTATCCAACTAATAACTGTATTAAACTCACTATTATTAGGAAATATGTTAAATAATGCTTTTGTTCTTCGTTTAAGCAGTGAGAAGAAGCTTTCTATACAATTTCTCAGTCCAAATCGAACCCTTTCAAATTTTAAGCCCAACCTCTGCAACGCCCAATCTTTAGAATCCACCATCGACTAAAATCTTAGGCTTATTCGAGCAAAATTTTAATATGCCCCTAACGAATAATATAGTATCAAGGTAATTTCTTGTCTCTGATATATAAACTCCCAAGCATTCTTTCGATTCAACGTCGATAGTAGACCATACGTAAATAGTTTTATCTCCAACCTTTAGTTTGGTCTCATCGATTGCAATTAAGTTTCTTATACCCTTCTTAGGTTCGTTTAAAACCTCTTTAACCTTGTGATAATAAGTTCTAACTGATTCGTGGCTTATGCTTTCGAATTTTTTATAAACTGAAATGAATAAGGTATTTATAAACGCCTTTCCAAAGGAGATATTCAAATCTTCCTTAATAAATTTTAATAACTTGCAAAGAACTATTAAACTGTGGTAAGTATGATAGATGTTAAAGAAATGTTAAAAGAACTCGCTGAAGAAAATAGCTTACTAAATGAAGATGTTGAGATTAAAATATCAGATACTAAGTTAGATACAGCAAGAATTAAAGATTATCCATTAATGAGTGGAAAAGAGATTTTGTTGAGAGCTAATTTCAAAGGATGTTATGGAGATGCATTTACAGATAAACCAGTTGAATTTAAAGGAACAATTAGAGAGCTCTTAGATAAAGGAAATAGAGCTGAGATAATTGCCACTTTAAATGCTGTAATGAGATTTCTTGGTTTAATTGATAAAACTGTCCATTGTACTGGAGATGAGCCAGAAAAATGTGCAAAAAAGTTAGTAGAGTATTTAAAAGAATTAAAGCTAAAAAAGATTGGGATTATTGGATTTCAGCCAGCGTTTGTTAAAGAAATTGTTAGTAACTTTGGCTCTGAAAATGTTATAGTTAGCGATTTAAATCCAGAAAATGTTGGAAAAATAAAATATGGGGCTAAAATTATTCATGGGAAGTATAATGAAGAGCTGATAAAAAATTCAGATGTTGTTTTAGCTACTGGCTCAACTATAGCTAATGAAACTTTTGAAGAAATTTGGGAGTTGGCTAAAAAATACAACAAAAGAATTATCTTCTATGGAACAACAATTGCTGGAATGGCTAAAATATTAGGAGTTGAGAGATTCTGCATATTTGGGAGATGATATTGCTCAAAATTGAAAATATTTGAAATCTCATTTTTATCATTTCCTCAAGATTTCTATCCATTTACGGGCTTTGTTGGGTTTTTAAACTTTGCAAGGGAAGTTTATAAAGCTATATATCACCCAATTTGGAAAATAATAGAATTCAAATATGAAATTTGAAATTTTAGAGATTTAATTTTTGCTGTCCAAATTTAACTCCCAACTCATCTAAAATCTTTTTAGCTATCTTCTCTCCAATAATTGAAGCTACTTTTGAAGGGTTGTTTATAATATCATCAACATTCCTGATTCCAGCATTATACAGCTTTCTCGCTCTAACCCTTCCAATATACTTTATGCTCAACAGCTCAATGATATCTTCCTTAGCTCCATATTCTAACCTTATTTCTAATTTCTCTGGAATATCTGAACTTTTACCAATTATTTTAGCAATCTCTTTTAAAGCGTGCATCATCCAAATGGCATTTTCAACCTTATATCTTAAAATTCCTGGTTCAATTTTGTATTTCTTTAAAATTTCATCTTCTGGCACTTCATTAATCCAATCATACAGCATTTTAGCTGTTTTAAATGCCTCTAAATCCTCAATTTCAAAACTCTTTATCCCAAGAGATTCCATTTCATTAATCAAATCCAACTCCTCAGATTTATAAACTCTCAAATTTGGCATCATCTCTAAGGTTTTTGAGATTAAGTATAGATAATAAATCTCTTCTTCATTTTCCATTTCATTTAAACCATCTATGATATATTTAGCTGACAACGGGTCTATATAGAGTTCAGAAACCCTCTTTCCTAATTCAGTTGGCATAAAATCAACAATAAACTCATTTTCTTCCAAAAATCTAATGACTTCATTAATATTTTTAGCAACCTCCCTCAAATTTCCGTATTGATAAGCGTAGAAAGTGTTTTTTATAAACCATTCTAAATCATGCTCATCCCTAATCTCTCTCGTAGCAATAAGCCCTAAAAGCTGAGTTCTTAAAACTGCCTGATTTGAGAGCTTTGAATATATCGGCTCTGGTCTTTGCGTTAATGCCTGATAAGCTCTTAAATAATCTCTATCGTTCTTTACTAAAATTATTCCCTCCCCATAAGGGTCTAATCCTGGCCTTCCTGCCCTTCCTATACATTGCTGAATTTCCATTATTGGAATCGGCCTAATTCCTTTGTTTGTATATCTTGTTAAGTCCTTAACTATTGCCCTTCTGCACGGTAAGTTTAGGCCCGCGCTAAGGGTTGGGGTTGCACAGATAACCTTAATTAATCTCTCTCTAAAAGCATCTTCAACTATCTTTCTGTGTTGATAAGTTAAACCAGCATGATGAAAGGCAGAGCCATTTAAAATGCATTCAGCTAAAGTTTTACACATTTCAGTTGGTGGTTCTAAAATAGATAAAATTTCTTCGGCTATTTCCTTTAATTTTCTTTTTTCTTTATTTGTCAGAAATTTCTTTAAATTTAATTTTTTTGCCTCATTAACAGCTCCTTTTTTAGTGTTGCAGAATACTAAACAACATCCTCCCTCTTTTACACAATCAACAACTAAGTTGTATATGTCGTTATCGTTAATAGCTTCTATCTCTTTATTTCCTCCATTTATGTATTCAATAACCCCTTCTCTATAAATTCCTTTTTTTAACTCAACAGGCCTCCAATCATCAACTATAAGCTCTGCGTTAAGCCATTCAGCTAACTCATCTGGATTTCCTATTGTAGCTGATAAACCAATAATTTGTATATTAAATTCTTTTAATTTAGTTAGTAAAATCTCTAAAGTCCCTCCTCTTGTTTCATCATTAATTAAGTGGATTTCATCAACCACAACAACAGAAACATCATTAATCCAATCAATTTTATGCCTCCATAGAGAGTCAAGTTTC is from Methanocaldococcus bathoardescens and encodes:
- a CDS encoding bifunctional N(6)-L-threonylcarbamoyladenine synthase/serine/threonine protein kinase, whose product is MICLGLEGTAEKTGVGIVTSDGEVLFNKTIMYKPPKQGINPREAADHHAETFPKLIKEAFEVVDKNEIDLIAFSQGPGLGPSLRVTATVARTLSLTLKKPIIGVNHCIAHIEIGKLTTEAEDPLTLYVSGGNTQVIAYVSKKYRVFGETLDIAVGNCLDQFARYINLPHPGGPYIEELAKKGEKLIDLPYTVKGMDIAFSGLLTAAMRAYDAGEKLEDICYSLQEYAFSMLTEITERALAHTNKGEVMLVGGVAANNRLREMLKAMCEGQNVDFYVPPKEFCGDNGAMIAWLGLLMHKNGKWMSLDETKVIPNYRTDMVEVNWIKEIKGKERKIPEHLIGKGAEADIKKDKYLDFDVIIKERVKKSYRDERLDEKIRKSRTAREARYLAMVKDFGIPAPYIFDVDLDRKRIMMSYINGKLAKDVIEDNLDIAYKIGEIVGKLHKNDVIHNDLTTSNFLYDGNLYIIDFGLGKISNLDEDKAVDLIVFKKAVLSTHHEKFQEIWDKFLEGYKSVYDRWEVILKLMKDVERRARYVE
- a CDS encoding metal-sulfur cluster assembly factor, giving the protein MVTKEDVLKALKTVADPHMGISIVDMGLVRDVEVDEEGNVKFKIIPTNPACMSVLGMAFQAKDAVKSLEGVKSVEVVVEGHMMEKEINEMLKEKDKE
- a CDS encoding TatD family hydrolase — protein: MDVLKNLPVTDNHIHVDDKNGYGAEKVAKIFYNAGGKVMIILNKPTFDGDLTKSMDILVKDIEKINKNTPVKAFGLVGVHPAELTYLMKFMSLEEAKEKIINALNYAKKLVEEHDFIVGIGEVGRPHYKVDEDVWNASNEILKYCMSLAKDIGCAIQIHAESSTEEQFKEFSEMAKEIGLSPEKVIKHHCGDMVLEGEKYGIFPSILASRVNENIIKKSLRFVMETDYIDDLKRPGVVLGIKTVPRVTRKLIEKEILSEEMVYKIHKENIEKIYNVELEF
- the hflX gene encoding GTPase HflX produces the protein MGGDRIKRRALLILRKDNKFDNKSIEELKELAEVLYNPIKTVVQIRKPDPKYQIGSGLVEKLAEKIKEEDIEIVIVGNILTPSQKYNLAKKFKVEVIDKIELVLRIFYKHARTKEAQLQVRLAELQYELPRAREKVRLAKMGEQPGFGGYGDYEVEKYYQKVKREIATIKRKLEKVREHRRIARKSREKFDSVGLIGYTNAGKTSLLNALTGESKESKNQVFTTLTTTTRAIKGIKRKILVTDTVGFIDDLPPFMIEAFLSTIEESADSDLILIVVDASDDIEEIKRKLKVNHEILSKINCKSPIITVFNKVDKITEEKKKRILEELDRYIVNPIFVSAKYNINIDLLIEKIIDNLNLSIGTIETNNPKLISYLYENTEIIEDILDEDKHIITFRAKEKDVNRILKLHKIIA
- a CDS encoding Rossmann-like domain-containing protein, giving the protein MIDVKEMLKELAEENSLLNEDVEIKISDTKLDTARIKDYPLMSGKEILLRANFKGCYGDAFTDKPVEFKGTIRELLDKGNRAEIIATLNAVMRFLGLIDKTVHCTGDEPEKCAKKLVEYLKELKLKKIGIIGFQPAFVKEIVSNFGSENVIVSDLNPENVGKIKYGAKIIHGKYNEELIKNSDVVLATGSTIANETFEEIWELAKKYNKRIIFYGTTIAGMAKILGVERFCIFGR
- a CDS encoding DEAD/DEAH box helicase, translating into MNKVLEVLNDFGIVELRPPQKKALERGLLDKNKNFLISIPTASGKTLIGEMALINHLLDENKKPTNKKGIFIVPLKALASEKYEEFKNKYERYGLRIALSIGDYDEDEDLSSYNLIITTAEKLDSLWRHKIDWINDVSVVVVDEIHLINDETRGGTLEILLTKLKEFNIQIIGLSATIGNPDELAEWLNAELIVDDWRPVELKKGIYREGVIEYINGGNKEIEAINDNDIYNLVVDCVKEGGCCLVFCNTKKGAVNEAKKLNLKKFLTNKEKRKLKEIAEEILSILEPPTEMCKTLAECILNGSAFHHAGLTYQHRKIVEDAFRERLIKVICATPTLSAGLNLPCRRAIVKDLTRYTNKGIRPIPIMEIQQCIGRAGRPGLDPYGEGIILVKNDRDYLRAYQALTQRPEPIYSKLSNQAVLRTQLLGLIATREIRDEHDLEWFIKNTFYAYQYGNLREVAKNINEVIRFLEENEFIVDFMPTELGKRVSELYIDPLSAKYIIDGLNEMENEEEIYYLYLISKTLEMMPNLRVYKSEELDLINEMESLGIKSFEIEDLEAFKTAKMLYDWINEVPEDEILKKYKIEPGILRYKVENAIWMMHALKEIAKIIGKSSDIPEKLEIRLEYGAKEDIIELLSIKYIGRVRARKLYNAGIRNVDDIINNPSKVASIIGEKIAKKILDELGVKFGQQKLNL